A single window of Chitinophagales bacterium DNA harbors:
- a CDS encoding GNAT family N-acyltransferase, giving the protein MGCEKVLINCLFCCQKVLNHSQNPTAIKQLPTHIAASQIAQQLQLEVNDYEIKHLPKNESFIAIVNALPDHLEILVLHRLLADFEGEIKITSLAKALVKDLEDQFSQSKDRTTAHVIVNDLLTQKWKTPKKYHQSKRFTQIIREAKLGIVPIHLRLKPSVQEEINTPLVSLRIGRLIKVKEQEKFEKGRDFRQFIRSKIIALRSSLEMKQLYLNPLDPSSPKAEIVPPIAAKLLEQDIANIKPKGLLTTRGDYEVLIANVNDIPNVLQEIGRLREITFRAVGEGTGNSRDLDEYDLYYKQLIIWDNKNKRIVGGYRIGEGDYIFEKFGIEGFYIHSLFKIKKGFFPILQKSIELGRSYLVPEYQKERLPLFLLWKGILYFLLQNPQYQYIYGPVSISKYYSNISKSLIVAFVKKFYFNKQLAKYLKPRKPFKVKTKEIDLKALMRNFNGELQNLDNFVEDIEPEHFKIPVLFKQYVKQNARFISFNVDPNFSDVLDGFMILAIKDIPASTLEALKQEKV; this is encoded by the coding sequence GTGGGCTGTGAAAAAGTGCTTATCAATTGTTTATTTTGTTGCCAGAAAGTACTCAATCATTCTCAAAACCCTACTGCTATCAAACAACTACCTACACACATTGCAGCCTCTCAAATCGCTCAACAGCTTCAATTGGAGGTGAATGACTACGAAATCAAGCATTTGCCTAAAAATGAATCTTTTATAGCCATTGTAAATGCCCTGCCTGACCATCTCGAAATATTGGTACTTCACCGATTGTTGGCTGATTTTGAGGGAGAAATAAAAATTACTTCTCTCGCCAAAGCTCTGGTTAAGGATTTGGAAGACCAGTTTTCTCAGTCAAAAGACCGTACAACTGCTCATGTTATTGTGAATGATTTGCTGACCCAAAAATGGAAAACCCCCAAAAAGTACCATCAAAGCAAACGGTTTACCCAGATTATTCGAGAAGCAAAATTGGGAATCGTGCCTATACATTTGAGGCTAAAACCATCTGTGCAAGAAGAAATAAATACACCTCTTGTGTCATTGAGAATAGGTAGATTGATAAAAGTGAAAGAACAGGAAAAGTTTGAAAAAGGGCGAGATTTTCGGCAATTTATTCGCTCCAAAATTATTGCCTTGCGCTCTTCATTGGAGATGAAGCAGCTATATCTCAATCCTTTAGATCCCTCAAGTCCCAAAGCTGAAATTGTTCCTCCGATTGCAGCGAAATTACTAGAACAAGACATTGCTAATATCAAACCAAAAGGCTTGCTAACTACTCGTGGAGATTACGAAGTGTTGATTGCCAACGTCAATGATATTCCAAATGTACTCCAAGAAATCGGACGTTTGCGGGAGATTACCTTTCGGGCGGTGGGAGAGGGAACAGGGAATAGCCGTGACTTGGATGAATACGATTTGTATTACAAACAGTTGATTATCTGGGACAACAAAAATAAACGCATTGTAGGCGGTTATCGAATTGGAGAAGGAGATTACATTTTTGAAAAGTTCGGCATTGAAGGCTTTTATATCCACAGTTTATTTAAAATCAAAAAAGGATTCTTCCCTATCCTACAAAAATCTATTGAGTTAGGCCGTTCATACCTTGTGCCTGAATACCAAAAAGAACGATTGCCTTTATTTTTGTTGTGGAAAGGCATTTTGTATTTTTTGCTTCAAAATCCTCAATATCAATATATCTATGGGCCTGTGAGCATCAGTAAATATTACTCCAATATTTCTAAAAGCCTGATTGTCGCTTTTGTGAAGAAGTTTTACTTCAACAAGCAATTGGCTAAATACCTGAAACCCCGTAAACCCTTCAAAGTGAAAACGAAGGAAATAGACCTCAAAGCTTTGATGCGAAACTTCAATGGCGAACTGCAAAATCTCGATAACTTCGTAGAAGATATTGAACCAGAACACTTTAAGATTCCTGTTTTGTTCAAGCAATATGTCAAACAAAACGCTCGATTCATCAGCTTCAATGTGGACCCAAATTTTTCGGATGTTTTGGATGGGTTTATGATATTGGCTATCAAGGATATTCCTGCCTCAACTTTGGAGGCATTGAAGCAGGAAAAGGTTTGA
- a CDS encoding ATP-binding protein, producing MKINYSTPCCTDNLCHIRSFLSKQLDNTNLSSTDRNKVVLAVDEACANAIIHGNECDQGRRLKVELEIGDHNIQVDIYDIGNYCPNQTDLSGRDIQENIRTRKKGGLGLMLMHSIMDTVQYHSDGKVTVCSLTKKLRTSPNT from the coding sequence ATGAAAATCAATTATTCAACACCGTGTTGTACAGATAATCTCTGTCACATACGATCTTTTTTGTCAAAGCAGTTAGACAACACAAATTTGTCGTCAACCGATCGAAATAAGGTGGTTTTGGCAGTAGATGAGGCATGTGCCAATGCCATTATTCATGGGAATGAGTGTGATCAAGGGCGAAGATTGAAGGTAGAATTGGAGATTGGTGATCATAATATACAAGTCGATATTTACGACATTGGCAATTATTGCCCCAATCAAACCGATTTATCTGGACGGGATATACAAGAAAACATTCGTACCCGAAAAAAAGGAGGTCTTGGTTTGATGTTGATGCACAGCATCATGGACACCGTACAGTACCACAGTGATGGAAAAGTCACCGTTTGTTCATTGACCAAAAAATTGAGGACAAGCCCTAATACCTAA
- a CDS encoding PP2C family protein-serine/threonine phosphatase, which translates to MIAKRYKIYLLISIVCFLLTLVGVLVQEHFLLVNPLTIGALYGVSIVMHFFSMNEYYKYATIFNVEKLFTRIILVGMVSLGIIISEPALPYLGIAKLDDTKSVQIMDLVVLTAAIVYFLVSIMLYRKLIFHRRDNTVIRQWGLFMIVLMLALISMIEHLHLPEIIWKVILIAGSLVFFPLVFRIKWIAELKIRVKLLSVFFLLTINLMSIAIIQKLMGMGTIAEGLINPFYSNAFILLLTGSATAYGLLSMFAVLFNIPISSVIEEQNTEIRSYQEMGQALQNRESEEKIFERLFNICYQNTQSNAGWLILQNETVPQTVHTSNIYQEQIELINAKIGFQDLLQSKSDEKSYYHFPDLIKAKVFTDKQSLFQSLIIFPIFDKNERLLATISLIKPFPDGFDEYMINMVRGYIDQSKLAFENIQLLQETIESARYKEELQIAQKVQADLMPQTFPESKYFEIAAFHESAKEVGGDYYDFNQRKKDMLAIVIGDVSGKGTSAAFHMAQMKGIFQSLIQVSITPNHFLTMANRAISNCLEKKRFITLFYIMLNFAERKLEYSRAGHCPMLYFDKDRETVEYLTGDGMGLGIIRNDSYRNFIDVKERILNEGDVIVLYTDGLVEGRSSNENEQYGYKRLKKCLEDNHEKNAEAIKNAILQDFQGFTDSELHKDDTALLVLKVKNLD; encoded by the coding sequence ATGATAGCCAAACGCTATAAAATCTATTTGCTTATTAGCATTGTATGTTTTCTGCTGACCCTTGTAGGGGTGCTGGTTCAGGAGCATTTTTTGCTTGTTAATCCATTAACAATAGGGGCGTTATATGGAGTGTCTATTGTGATGCACTTTTTTTCGATGAATGAGTATTACAAGTATGCTACCATTTTTAATGTCGAAAAATTATTTACCCGCATCATCTTAGTAGGGATGGTTTCTTTAGGAATTATTATTTCGGAGCCTGCACTCCCTTATTTAGGTATAGCCAAATTGGATGATACAAAAAGTGTACAAATTATGGATTTGGTGGTTCTTACTGCCGCAATTGTATATTTTTTGGTCAGCATAATGCTTTACCGCAAATTGATTTTTCACCGACGAGACAATACCGTCATCCGTCAGTGGGGTTTGTTTATGATTGTGTTGATGCTTGCACTGATTTCGATGATTGAACATCTGCATCTACCCGAAATTATATGGAAAGTAATACTGATAGCAGGCTCTTTAGTATTTTTTCCTTTGGTTTTTCGTATCAAGTGGATTGCAGAGTTGAAGATACGAGTCAAATTGTTATCTGTATTTTTTCTGCTTACCATTAATTTAATGTCTATTGCGATTATTCAAAAACTGATGGGAATGGGTACGATTGCAGAGGGATTGATAAATCCTTTTTACAGCAATGCGTTCATACTTTTGCTTACGGGGAGTGCAACAGCTTATGGATTGTTGTCTATGTTCGCAGTACTATTCAATATACCTATTTCATCAGTCATCGAAGAACAAAATACCGAAATTCGCAGCTACCAGGAAATGGGTCAAGCTCTGCAAAACCGAGAAAGTGAAGAGAAAATATTTGAGCGATTGTTCAATATATGTTATCAAAATACCCAGAGCAATGCAGGATGGTTAATCCTTCAAAATGAAACAGTTCCACAAACAGTTCACACCTCCAATATTTACCAAGAACAGATTGAACTAATCAATGCAAAAATTGGTTTTCAAGACCTATTGCAGAGTAAAAGTGATGAGAAATCTTACTACCATTTTCCTGATTTGATAAAAGCCAAAGTATTTACCGACAAACAATCCTTGTTTCAGTCACTGATTATCTTCCCAATTTTTGATAAAAACGAACGATTGTTGGCAACCATTTCTTTGATTAAGCCCTTTCCCGATGGGTTTGATGAGTACATGATCAACATGGTGCGAGGCTATATTGACCAATCTAAGTTAGCCTTTGAAAACATTCAATTGTTGCAGGAAACCATCGAATCGGCTCGTTATAAAGAGGAATTGCAGATTGCTCAAAAAGTACAAGCAGATTTGATGCCGCAAACTTTTCCTGAAAGCAAATATTTTGAAATCGCAGCATTTCACGAATCTGCAAAAGAAGTAGGAGGAGACTATTACGACTTCAATCAGCGCAAAAAAGACATGTTGGCTATTGTGATTGGAGATGTGTCGGGCAAAGGAACTTCTGCGGCTTTTCACATGGCGCAAATGAAGGGTATTTTTCAGTCTTTGATACAAGTATCTATTACTCCCAATCATTTTCTGACAATGGCAAACCGAGCTATCTCGAATTGTCTCGAAAAAAAACGGTTCATTACCTTGTTCTATATTATGCTTAACTTTGCAGAACGAAAGCTTGAATACAGTCGAGCCGGTCATTGTCCGATGTTGTATTTCGATAAAGACAGAGAAACCGTTGAGTATCTGACAGGTGACGGAATGGGACTTGGTATTATCCGCAATGATAGCTATCGAAACTTTATTGATGTAAAAGAGCGAATATTGAATGAAGGAGATGTAATCGTATTGTACACAGATGGTTTGGTCGAAGGCCGTAGCTCAAACGAAAATGAACAATATGGTTATAAACGCCTAAAAAAATGCTTGGAAGACAACCACGAAAAAAATGCAGAAGCAATAAAAAATGCTATTTTACAAGATTTTCAGGGTTTCACCGATAGCGAGTTGCACAAAGATGATACTGCATTGTTGGTACTGAAGGTGAAAAATTTGGATTAA
- the rlmD gene encoding 23S rRNA (uracil(1939)-C(5))-methyltransferase RlmD, with product MGRKRKIVKELEITKIAAEGKGMARRDGKVIFVENAVPGDIADVYITKNRKDFAIGKVSEMKEPSTDRIDPFCEYFGVCGGCKWQYLPYEKQAHYKQAIVEESFQRVGKLEFPPLPPILQAEKSQYYRNKMEFTFSNKRWLSLEEVNSDTPIENRNALGLHVPGLFDKVVDIEHCYLQGEPSNDIRNEFRKYAKENELTYYDLREHTGFLRNLIIRTSTLGELMVIVSVAEPKQEVIEAILDYILRQFPQITSLHYVVNQKKNDTLYDQDIITYHGRGYIFEAFEDLKYKISPKSFFQTNPYQGVRLYQVVRDFADLKGDELVYDLYTGTGSIALFLARQCKQVVGIEEVEAAIVDAKFNAELNEMDNTAFYAGDVKEMLGGDFVAANGVPDVLVTDPPRAGMHRDVIERILEMAPAKIVYVSCNPVTQARDLQWLSETYSIEKVQPVDMFPHTYHIENVVLLKKK from the coding sequence ATGGGTAGAAAACGAAAGATAGTCAAAGAACTCGAAATAACCAAGATAGCCGCCGAAGGAAAAGGAATGGCTAGACGTGATGGAAAGGTTATTTTTGTCGAGAACGCCGTTCCAGGCGATATTGCAGATGTGTACATCACTAAGAACCGCAAAGATTTTGCCATCGGGAAGGTGTCTGAAATGAAAGAACCATCTACTGACCGAATAGATCCTTTTTGCGAATATTTCGGCGTTTGTGGGGGCTGCAAATGGCAGTATTTGCCTTACGAAAAACAAGCGCACTACAAACAAGCTATTGTAGAAGAATCTTTTCAACGAGTGGGCAAGCTCGAATTTCCGCCATTGCCTCCCATTTTGCAGGCAGAAAAATCGCAATATTACCGCAACAAAATGGAATTCACTTTCTCCAACAAGCGTTGGTTGAGTTTGGAGGAAGTCAACAGCGACACCCCTATCGAAAACCGCAATGCCTTAGGTTTGCACGTTCCTGGACTGTTTGATAAAGTAGTGGACATCGAACATTGCTACCTTCAAGGTGAACCTTCCAATGATATCCGCAACGAATTTCGGAAGTATGCTAAAGAAAATGAACTGACTTACTACGACTTGCGTGAGCATACAGGCTTTCTTCGCAACCTGATTATTCGCACTTCTACTTTGGGCGAATTGATGGTGATTGTGAGTGTGGCAGAACCCAAACAAGAGGTCATTGAAGCCATACTCGACTATATTTTGCGCCAATTTCCACAGATTACCTCTTTGCATTATGTGGTCAATCAAAAAAAGAACGATACGCTTTACGACCAAGACATCATAACTTATCACGGACGAGGCTATATTTTTGAGGCTTTTGAAGATTTGAAGTACAAAATTAGCCCTAAGTCTTTTTTCCAAACCAATCCTTATCAAGGTGTTCGTTTGTATCAAGTGGTGCGGGATTTTGCAGATTTGAAGGGCGATGAATTGGTGTATGACCTTTATACAGGTACAGGAAGTATTGCGCTGTTTTTGGCTCGCCAATGCAAACAAGTAGTGGGTATTGAAGAAGTAGAGGCTGCAATAGTGGATGCCAAATTCAATGCAGAATTGAATGAAATGGACAATACGGCTTTTTATGCAGGAGACGTAAAGGAAATGTTGGGAGGTGATTTTGTGGCTGCAAATGGTGTGCCTGATGTGTTGGTGACAGACCCGCCGAGAGCAGGAATGCACCGAGATGTGATTGAACGTATTTTAGAAATGGCTCCTGCCAAAATCGTTTATGTGAGCTGCAATCCTGTCACACAAGCGCGTGATTTGCAGTGGTTATCGGAGACTTATTCGATTGAAAAAGTACAGCCCGTAGATATGTTTCCACATACGTATCATATTGAAAATGTGGTTTTATTGAAGAAGAAATAA
- the typA gene encoding translational GTPase TypA gives MQLRNIAIIAHVDHGKTTLVDKMLITGHLFEAHEKVGELIMDSNDLERERGITILSKNASVRYKDYKINIIDTPGHADFGGEVERVLNMADGVLLLVDAFEGPMPQTRFVLQKALELGLKPIVVINKVDKENCRPDEVHDAVFELMFNLDATEEQLDFPTVYGSAKHNWMAEDWMEPTDNINYLLDAIVEHIPAPKVGEGTTQMQITSLDHSPYIGRIAIGRIERGTIEANQPINLVKRDGSLQRSRVKELYVFEGLGKKKTDKIEAGEIGAVVGIEGFEIGDTIADFENPEGLPPITIDEPTMSMLFTINNSPFFGKEGKFVTSRHIKDRLDKELEKNLALQVKDTGSADSFMVYGRGVLHLSVLIETMRREGYELQIGQPQVLIKEIDGKKCEPIEELTIDLPEKVSGTAINMVNQRKGEMLAMNLKGDRTILEFTIPSRGIIGLRNEMLTATAGEAIMSHRFKEYAPWKGDIPSRINGSMISGETGTVIPYALDKLQDRGKFFVDPGENVYTGQVVGEHSRGNDLVVKVNKTKKLSNVRASGSDDKAKIAPAIKFSLEEALEYIQEDEYVEVTPQSIRLRKVYLDENERKRFGKKILVEG, from the coding sequence ATGCAGCTTAGAAATATTGCGATTATTGCCCACGTAGATCACGGGAAAACGACTCTCGTAGATAAAATGCTTATCACTGGGCATCTTTTTGAAGCACACGAAAAGGTGGGCGAACTGATTATGGACAGCAATGATTTGGAGCGAGAAAGAGGTATCACCATTCTCTCTAAAAACGCTTCGGTACGCTACAAAGATTACAAAATCAACATTATTGACACACCTGGTCACGCCGACTTTGGAGGTGAGGTGGAGCGTGTGTTGAACATGGCAGATGGGGTTTTGCTTTTGGTGGATGCTTTTGAAGGGCCGATGCCGCAAACTCGATTTGTACTACAAAAAGCATTGGAATTGGGATTGAAGCCAATTGTGGTTATCAACAAGGTGGACAAAGAAAACTGCCGTCCTGATGAGGTGCATGATGCGGTATTTGAATTGATGTTCAATTTGGACGCTACAGAAGAGCAGTTGGATTTTCCTACCGTTTATGGTTCTGCAAAACACAATTGGATGGCAGAAGATTGGATGGAGCCAACGGACAATATCAACTATTTGTTGGATGCTATTGTAGAGCATATTCCTGCCCCAAAAGTGGGTGAAGGAACAACTCAAATGCAAATTACTTCTTTGGACCACTCTCCATACATTGGTCGTATTGCGATTGGACGTATAGAAAGAGGAACAATTGAAGCGAATCAGCCTATCAATTTGGTGAAGCGAGATGGTAGTTTGCAGCGTTCAAGGGTCAAAGAATTGTATGTTTTTGAAGGTCTTGGCAAGAAAAAAACAGATAAAATTGAAGCGGGTGAAATTGGCGCAGTAGTTGGTATTGAAGGATTTGAGATTGGAGATACCATTGCAGATTTTGAAAATCCAGAAGGATTGCCACCGATTACCATTGACGAGCCTACGATGAGTATGTTGTTTACCATCAACAATTCTCCGTTTTTTGGTAAAGAAGGTAAATTTGTGACTTCTCGACATATCAAGGATAGATTGGACAAAGAACTGGAAAAAAACTTGGCTTTGCAGGTAAAAGATACTGGTTCTGCTGACTCTTTTATGGTGTATGGTCGAGGTGTTTTGCACTTGTCTGTGTTGATCGAAACGATGCGTCGTGAAGGGTATGAGTTGCAGATTGGTCAGCCTCAGGTATTGATAAAAGAAATTGATGGCAAAAAATGTGAACCGATTGAAGAATTGACCATTGATTTGCCCGAAAAAGTATCGGGAACTGCTATTAACATGGTGAACCAAAGAAAAGGAGAGATGTTGGCGATGAACCTCAAAGGTGATAGAACGATTTTGGAGTTTACAATTCCTTCAAGGGGGATCATTGGATTGAGAAATGAAATGCTAACTGCAACAGCTGGTGAGGCAATCATGTCGCATCGCTTCAAAGAGTATGCGCCATGGAAAGGCGATATTCCTTCTCGTATCAATGGTTCGATGATTTCGGGCGAAACAGGTACGGTCATTCCTTATGCGCTTGACAAGCTGCAAGATAGAGGTAAGTTTTTTGTAGATCCTGGTGAAAATGTTTACACGGGTCAAGTGGTTGGCGAACATTCACGTGGCAATGATTTGGTGGTGAAAGTAAACAAAACCAAAAAATTGTCCAACGTTCGTGCATCGGGTTCGGATGACAAAGCCAAGATTGCTCCTGCCATTAAGTTTTCATTGGAAGAAGCACTTGAATACATTCAGGAGGATGAATATGTAGAAGTTACACCTCAATCTATTCGTTTGAGAAAAGTCTATTTGGACGAGAACGAAAGAAAAAGGTTCGGAAAGAAGATTTTAGTAGAAGGATAG
- a CDS encoding ABC transporter substrate-binding protein, whose amino-acid sequence MNQLSKLLFPLLIVFILLSACGSDNNSGNNTGEKANAKLTAATGGVYYGGIFRMNEDEYLRSLYPLNIGEVVGHRIANQIYEGLVMLNQETLTIEPAIAESWTVNEDATQYTFTIRKGVKFHNDECFEGGKGREVTARDVKYCLDRLCSYATDNKGYDFVKDRIIGAEKQHEATEKGQQPEGGVEGVKVIDDYTIQISLQKPFSSFLHILAMPFGYVFPQEAVEKYGLDMRSKTVGTGPFYLKRLSEDEAVILLKNPNYWGMDENGNQLPYLDGIRFSFIKDQMAGMLEFKNGNIDMVYRLPLQLSDEIVDRNGKLTAEYSQFQFQEKAAMSVEYYGFLNTGEMFKNKLARQAFCYAIDRQKIVDFTLKGAGVPGNYGIVPPSFANYDATKVKGYEYNPDKARRLLGEAGFPNGKGFPKATLQINSGGTRNEQVAEAIQKMISETLNIDIDIIKMPFAQHLENTEAGKFNLWRAGWIADYPDPENFLNLLWGAHLPEDPSEGTEYLNTFRYRSETFDKLFEEALRTVDDAKRMELYQQANQTAINDAPLLPIYYNKDRRLLQPYVRNFPQNAMEYRNLRSTHFVPDSDKVAAK is encoded by the coding sequence ATGAACCAATTAAGCAAACTTCTGTTTCCTCTACTGATTGTTTTTATCTTGCTTTCTGCCTGTGGTAGTGACAATAACAGCGGCAATAACACTGGCGAAAAAGCCAATGCCAAGCTCACCGCAGCAACAGGTGGCGTTTATTACGGAGGAATTTTTCGGATGAACGAAGATGAATATTTGAGGAGTTTGTATCCGCTTAACATTGGAGAAGTTGTTGGTCATCGGATTGCGAATCAAATCTATGAAGGTTTGGTGATGCTCAATCAGGAAACCTTGACAATCGAACCTGCCATTGCAGAAAGTTGGACGGTCAATGAAGATGCTACTCAATATACTTTCACGATTCGCAAGGGAGTCAAATTCCACAATGATGAATGTTTTGAAGGTGGAAAAGGACGAGAAGTGACTGCAAGGGATGTTAAGTATTGTTTGGACCGTTTGTGCAGTTACGCAACAGATAATAAGGGTTATGACTTTGTGAAAGACCGCATCATTGGCGCAGAAAAGCAACATGAGGCTACTGAAAAAGGACAACAGCCCGAAGGAGGCGTTGAAGGGGTGAAAGTGATAGACGATTATACGATACAAATTAGCCTTCAAAAACCTTTTAGTAGTTTTTTACACATTTTGGCGATGCCTTTTGGTTATGTGTTTCCACAAGAAGCAGTAGAAAAATACGGTTTGGATATGCGGAGTAAAACGGTCGGAACGGGGCCTTTTTACCTCAAACGCCTTTCGGAAGATGAGGCAGTAATCTTATTGAAGAATCCAAACTACTGGGGTATGGATGAAAATGGCAATCAATTGCCTTATCTAGATGGCATTCGCTTTTCGTTTATCAAAGATCAGATGGCGGGCATGTTGGAGTTTAAAAACGGCAATATTGACATGGTTTACCGTTTGCCTTTGCAGCTATCGGATGAGATTGTGGATAGGAATGGAAAATTGACGGCAGAGTATTCACAGTTTCAGTTTCAAGAGAAAGCAGCTATGAGTGTGGAATATTACGGTTTTTTGAATACGGGTGAAATGTTCAAAAACAAACTGGCACGTCAAGCATTTTGTTATGCCATTGACCGTCAAAAGATTGTGGATTTCACCTTGAAGGGTGCGGGTGTTCCTGGTAATTATGGCATTGTCCCTCCTTCTTTTGCCAATTATGATGCAACGAAGGTTAAGGGTTATGAGTACAATCCCGACAAAGCGCGCCGATTGTTGGGCGAAGCAGGTTTTCCGAATGGAAAGGGATTCCCAAAGGCAACGCTTCAAATCAATAGCGGTGGAACTCGCAACGAACAAGTGGCAGAAGCAATCCAAAAGATGATTTCGGAAACGCTCAATATTGACATTGACATCATAAAAATGCCTTTTGCTCAACACTTGGAAAATACAGAAGCGGGTAAGTTCAATCTTTGGCGTGCAGGATGGATTGCAGATTATCCCGATCCTGAAAATTTCTTGAACTTATTGTGGGGTGCACACCTTCCCGAAGACCCAAGTGAAGGCACTGAATACCTCAATACGTTCCGCTACCGCAGTGAGACTTTTGACAAGCTTTTTGAAGAGGCTCTACGAACAGTCGATGATGCAAAACGAATGGAACTCTACCAACAAGCTAACCAAACGGCAATCAATGATGCGCCGCTTTTGCCTATTTATTACAACAAAGACCGCCGTTTGCTGCAACCGTATGTTCGGAATTTTCCGCAAAATGCAATGGAATACCGCAACCTAAGATCAACGCATTTTGTTCCTGATAGTGACAAAGTTGCAGCAAAGTGA
- a CDS encoding STAS domain-containing protein has protein sequence MEINEHYHEEVLRLSIAGDLDASSAIEMDEAIKKAFENERFRIVVDCKRLDYISSAGLGVFISYIEDFQKNQGAFVFCNMKKQVYSIFELLGLHNIFSIVKDENDAKLAFK, from the coding sequence ATGGAGATAAATGAACATTATCACGAGGAGGTTTTAAGGCTATCTATTGCGGGAGATTTAGACGCAAGCTCAGCGATTGAAATGGATGAAGCAATTAAAAAAGCTTTTGAAAATGAGCGATTTAGAATTGTAGTAGATTGTAAAAGATTGGACTACATTTCTTCAGCGGGTTTGGGTGTGTTTATTTCCTACATTGAAGACTTTCAAAAAAATCAAGGCGCTTTTGTCTTTTGCAATATGAAAAAGCAGGTTTATTCCATTTTTGAACTGCTTGGTCTCCATAACATTTTCAGTATTGTGAAAGATGAAAACGATGCAAAGCTGGCATTTAAATGA
- a CDS encoding regulatory protein RecX, whose amino-acid sequence MSKLQRYCAYRERCGQEIRQKLSNLGCWGEQADEVMNQLADERFWDELRFAHIFASDKFRLKRWGRIKIRQGLKQKQVPKSFIEEALKEEIKDGDYWETLLYLTKKKMETLQHITHTLQLKQKLMRFLLQKGYESDWIWKAIAQVVEGKD is encoded by the coding sequence TTGTCCAAATTACAGCGTTATTGCGCTTATCGTGAACGTTGTGGGCAGGAAATACGCCAAAAACTGAGTAATTTGGGATGTTGGGGCGAACAAGCTGATGAGGTGATGAATCAGTTAGCGGATGAAAGATTTTGGGATGAACTTCGATTTGCCCATATCTTTGCATCCGATAAGTTTCGATTGAAGCGGTGGGGACGCATCAAAATACGGCAGGGATTGAAGCAAAAACAAGTGCCGAAAAGTTTTATTGAAGAAGCATTGAAGGAAGAAATCAAGGATGGGGATTATTGGGAAACATTGCTGTATTTAACCAAAAAGAAAATGGAAACGTTGCAGCATATTACCCATACATTGCAGTTGAAGCAGAAACTTATGCGTTTTTTGCTGCAAAAAGGCTATGAATCGGATTGGATTTGGAAGGCAATTGCACAGGTTGTGGAGGGAAAAGATTAG